In Nematostella vectensis chromosome 12, jaNemVect1.1, whole genome shotgun sequence, the genomic window atttcgctttaatgactcctttcgaaagagttctcgaaaaaggaaatggtatttcataactcatTGACTCTATTGAAATGTTTGAAAGTCTTGGCTTTGTGATACACCCAGAAAAGTCTTCTTTAATACCTAGTCAGCAGATTACATTTTTGGGGTTTCTCATAGATTCCATGTAAGACTCACAGAGGAAAAGAGAACCAAAATTAAGATGCTCTTGGTTGAGCTCATCAAAACGCGGATAGTAAAAATCCAAGCCATTGCTAAAGCTATAGGGCACATTATTTCCAGCCTCCCAGGAGTAAAATATGGAGGCTTATATTACAGAAATCTGGAAATGGAGAAGGCCCATGCCCTTAAGATCTCAAAAGGAAATTTTGAGTCCTCTTTGATAATTTCTAGTCAGGGAATGGCTGAATTAGATTGGTGGGTTAACAATATTGACATTAGCTTCAATGATATTAATCGCCCTCCAATAGACATTACCATTTACTCAGATGCCTCGCTTCAAGGGTGGGGCGCTGTAATGGCCGACACCAAAACTGGCGGAAGGTGGTCCCCCTCTGAGAGTGAGCACCATATTAATTATTTGGAGCTTCTTGCAGCCTTCTTTGCTTTGAAATGTTTTCATGCCTCATTGGCAGGCAAACATATTAAGCTTATGATAGATAATACCACTGCAGTGGCCCTTATAAATAACATGGGTACATGCCACAACAAAGAATGCAATGCACTCGTAGTTCAAATCTGGGAATTTTGCATTTCACACAATATGCTTTGGATAACAGCAGCTCATATTCCTGGAGTTGATAATCATGAGGCAGACAGAGAATCCAGGCATTTCCATTCACAAGATACCGAATGGATGCTTAACCGAGAAAATTTAGACATGGCATTGAGCAATCTAAATTTCAAACCAGAAATTGACTTATTTGCCTCTAGGCTTAATAAGCATTTTGATGCCTACTGTTCTTATCGACCAGACCCAGAGGCCTCTTTCATAAATGCCTTTACCATTTCATGGTCTGATGAGAAATTCTACTGCTTTCCACCTTTCAGTTGCATCTCAAAGGTTTTGCAGAAAATCATCCAAGACAAAGCGATGGGAGTGATGGTTGTTCCGTTCTGGCCAAGCCAGACTTGGTACCCAATCCTGATGTCTCTGCTTGCTCGTCCTCTAGTGAAGCTGCCGCCATTCAAAGGTCTGCTGACCCTGCCAGCCTTCCCGGAAACGGTTCACCCACAGCACAAGAAACTAACCCTTCTTATCTGTCTATTGTCCGGCAACAACTGACTGGACTAGGATTTACAGAGCGATCTGTGAAGATTATTACTTCAGCTTGGAGGGAAGGGACTACATCACAATATCAGACTACATGAACAAGGGTTGTCGTATAGCTCTGTCAATACAGCCCGAAGCATGTTGTCCTCTATTCTGCAGCTTGATGCATCATCATCGGTGCCATTTGGACAGTTACCTATCGTTAAGACATTTATGAAGGGCATCTTTGAACTTAAGCCTGCCCTCCCACGCTACGTATCTACTTGGGACTTGAGTGTTGTCCTAGACTGGTTTCGCAAGGGCGAAATTGTTACATCCCTTACTTTGAAGGAATTGACCTTGAAGCTTACATTTTTGCTAATTTTGTTGAGTGGACAGAGATGCCAGACGATCTCGTTGTTTTCTCTGGAAAATACGAAACTGTCTGACTCTAGCTGTACCTTCACAGTAACCGAGAAGATTAAACAAACTCGGACAGGGCACCACATTGCTTCTATTGTTTTTCTGGCATACCCAAAAGATGAGAAACTATGCATAATGAAGTACTTAAAGGAATGCCTCCTACGAACTGAAAACCTACGTAATAATTGCAAGCAACTACTTTTATGTAATGCAAAGCCTCATGGCCCTGCAAGTACGGATACCATATCGAGGTGGTGCAAAGCAGTGCTCACTTCAGCAGGTGTTGATGTTTCTCAGTTCAAAGCTCATAGCACCAGAGCCGCATCCACATCGTTCTTGGCAAACAGAGAGGTTAACATCCAAGATATCATGAAGTCGGCAGGCTGGTCTAGCGATAAGACTTTTCAGCGTTTTTATCACAAGCCTACAGAGCGCACCTTCAACTTTGGTAGCGCTATACTTTCCCTAGGAGGTCAACATAAGTAAATAATGTGAAACATGCTAccacatttttattgtttatggaTCTACAGCCTAGATGTTGTATAATGTACATCCCGCTTGTTGTTATAACCACTGTTTTATTGAAGTGAATTTTGCACAGACTGGTTGTGTTATTAATGTCCGGTACtgttgcatcatgggtaaCATCTGTTCCCGCATCTTATTTTTCAACGATGCCTCAATAACTGCTCTGAAATCTCGTACCAGTCCCTCACGACCTAGGCTGATGACGAAATGGAATTGGAAATTAAACGAGACTTACCTGGAAGTCGAAGTTTGATTGTGATTCTATGAGTCATCAGCCGGGAGTGTAGGGAGTGGTACGCCCAACCTTGTTATGCCCCACCCTCTGGGTATTGGCTCTGTAGTTATTGAGGCGATTATTGTGCACTCTAAAACCTGATTGATGCTTGGCGCTACGCTCTCTCGTACCACTACCTACACTCCCGGCTGATGACTCATAGAATCACAATCAAACTTCGACTTCCAGGTAAGTCTCGTTTAATTTCCAATTATATTTGACTTTTATTACCGAaattcctatgtcgtttgttttttaagctgggagggatggtagggggggggggtgttaaATAGAGGGGCGTTTATTATAAACTTAAGGGGAACCCTCTTTTCCTCTAACCCAGGCCCCCATTCGTTCTTAAACATGcaacaggaagcccaaaatttaaaaaaacaaaaccctATTCCCAAATCATTTGAGACGCCTGCGAAGGCGGCTAGAATTGTTAACAAGCACAACTCTCtatccccccccctaaaaGAAACTTTCTACAAACTTACACCTAATCTTCAAATAAATTTGCCAGAATCTTTCTCTTTCCATTAAATCCCAGTCTACCATGCAGCGTCGTCAGGTTATCCACTAACAGCACGTCTTCTTGTCGCCACTGAAACCCAACAGTGCTGTTCCAGATGCATTCCCGGATGTGCTGAATCACTTCCGGTTCAATCTCACTTCCGTCACCATAAAAAGAGCCGAATACATAAGAAGTGTCTAGGTGGTCATCTCCCGGGAACATGGGGGATTCTCTGTAGCTGGAAATGTGTTTGCGATGCACGTGGTTGAACCAGGTTTTCTCCCCAGTGTCAGGGTGAGGAATAAATGCAGGTAGAATATTCCAGTATGACAAGGACTTATCTTCCCATTTGTATGTGAACCCTTTCTTCTCGAGGAAACTCTCAACTATCTGTTgataaaaatgtgaaaaattaAGGAGCTGTTGCCGTTCATCAATTGACAGTTTAAGTTCCTGTCCCCAAACTTAATATtgaaacaatcaaacaaagtaacAAAAACTACCATTGCGGGCCTCAAAGTACTGGGAGGGCGGATATAGAGCAATTATCTGAAAACAGGGTTGGGGTGGGGGCACAACCACGCCCATCAGGTACTTTTAAAAACTAGATAGATGCCACTACCACCATAGACTggccttttatttttttttctgttgtaaaAAGAAACAGACACCATGCCATTAGCCACTTATCTCAGCAGATAGCTAGATCCCTGGTGGGGCGGTTCTTCTGCGCTTGGCCCCAAtcaaccccccacccccactccCTGGCCACCACTGTATTGGTAGTAATTCCCTCCATACTCACCTTTTTGTCTGTTGTGTTAAACCTTTTTTGCCATGAGGAATACTTAGAGCTTGCTTGATCTGGCACGCGGTGTTGATACCGAACCTGTTTCTCTTCAAGCTTCTTGATCACATCGGGATGAATATTTGGCACAAAGTCTGAACTCTTGCAGAGGACGGTGTAACCGCCACACCCTTCACCTGGCTCATCCACACAGTAGAACATCAACTGCAAAGAGGAAGGAAGTATGATTAGCACAGTGTAGTAACCCAGGAACCTGGGAGATTACTAAACGGGCGTGGAATTTTTAGGGTATTAGCACAGAATAATTGAAAGATAATACAGGGTGGTAAAGGGTATTTTCGTGAAACAagatttggccatttttcCCTGTCGAGAAATGTGAAATTATCCATTTTGttgtccgtgaaacgtgatttaacGATTTAAGAGGCCATTTTTCGGTCTGTGAAACATGAAAAAGCCATTTTGCCCAGTCTGTGAAACGTGATCCATACCCCCTTCACCACCCTGATAATACATGGGCTAAAGAGAATATTTAAAGAGAAGTATTAGAACAGTGTACTTGAAAGATAACCCAGGGACTTGAGAGATTTCCTGGAATGGTTATCAATCACTCCTACAAGGGGTTATTTCGAGAAAACTTAAATCAACTTCAATCAGTTATTTAAATTAGCTGATTAAAATGGATGTTTTGTGTGACCATATGGTATTGCACAGGTTAAAATGGTGGCGCGATTGTCCATTTAACTTTTCCTTGTTTTTGCCTTATAATAATCCAGGTGTGTTCAATTAATAAAACAATAGTCAATACTTATTGACTCTAATCAATGAAATTAACTAATTCTATAGGCAATCATTAATCACCAATAGCAGAAAAAATTGTTAGGTCAATCACTAACCCTTGATTTCTCAATTCTTATTTTCTGCATACTTAAAGTATGCAGAGATCAATATTCATCAAAACAATATAGTGCAATACAATAATtgatataattaataatgactgGCATGTGAGAATCCATTATTATTGATCTTCCGATCCAA contains:
- the LOC116603691 gene encoding dapdiamide synthesis protein DdaC, giving the protein MASRLLSNTFLKNTLCGRHTACGIIQQLLYSTDPDLLTKETLFTKLPVKEISPTCNDQIAGRKWLPGSHGRGFPKYLAKPREDFPHALMAKSADMYSIDEIAKVTRQVIDEDLPKYGAVLFRGLTLYDVQDFANFSLALGYKSMEYTGGAGNRQIVNTQSQIYTASDDPSAYTIELHNELAYSPTYPRKLMFYCVDEPGEGCGGYTVLCKSSDFVPNIHPDVIKKLEEKQVRYQHRVPDQASSKYSSWQKRFNTTDKKIVESFLEKKGFTYKWEDKSLSYWNILPAFIPHPDTGEKTWFNHVHRKHISSYRESPMFPGDDHLDTSYVFGSFYGDGSEIEPEVIQHIRECIWNSTVGFQWRQEDVLLVDNLTTLHGRLGFNGKRKILANLFED